A stretch of the Macaca mulatta isolate MMU2019108-1 chromosome 14, T2T-MMU8v2.0, whole genome shotgun sequence genome encodes the following:
- the ZPR1 gene encoding zinc finger protein ZPR1 isoform X2: MTRLLLTKIPFFREIIVSSFSCEHCGWNNTEIQSAGRVQDQGVRYTLTVRAPEDMNREVVKTDSATTRIPELDFEIPAFSQKGALTTVEGLITRAISGLEQDQPARRANKDATAERIDEFIVKLKELKQVASPFTLIIDDPSGNSFVENPHAPQKDDSLVITHYNRTQHQKEMLGLQEEAPAEKPEEEDLRNEVLQFNTNCPECNAPAQTNMKLVQIPHFKEVIIMATNCENCGHRTNEVKSGGAVEPLGTRITLHITDPSDMTRDLLKSETCSVEIPELEFELGMAVLGGKFTTLEGLLKDIRELVTKNPFTLGDSSNPCQKERLQEFSQKMDQIIEGNMKAHFIMDDPAGNSYLQNVYAPEDDPEMKVERYKRTFDQNEELGLNDMKTEGYEAGLASQR; the protein is encoded by the exons ATGACGCGCCTCCTGCTCACCAAGATTCCCTTCTTCAGAGAAATAATCGTCAGCTCCTTTTCCTGCGAGCACTGTGGCTGGAACAACACGGAGATTCAGTCGGCAGGCAGGGTCCAGGACCAGGGAGTACGATACACTTTGACCGTCAGGGCTCCGGAG GACATGAATAGAGAAGTGGTGAAGACTGACTCTGCTACCACAAGGATTCCTGAGCTAGATTTTGAAATTCCTGCCTTTAGCCAGAAAGGAG CTCTGACCACTGTTGAAGGACTGATCACCCGTGCTATCTCTGGCCTGGAGCAGGACCAGCCTGCACGAAGG GCAAACAAAGATGCTACAGCTGAAAGAATTGATGAGTTCATTGTCAAACTGAAGGAGCTAAAGCAAGTAGCCTCCCCTTTCACTCTG ATCATTGATGATCCCTCAGGGAACAGCTTTGTGGAAAACCCACATGCTCCTCAGAAAGATGATTCCCTGGTGATCACACACTACAACCGGACCCAACATCAGAAAGAGATGCTGGGGCTCCAA GAAGAAGCACCAGCAGAGAAGCCAGAAGAGGAAGATCTCAGAAATGAA GTGCTCCAGTTCAACACAAACTGCCCAGAATGCAATGCCCCTGCTCAGACCAACATGAAGCTAGTAC AAATCCCTCACTTTAAGGAGGTTATCATCATGGCTACCAACTGCGAGAACTGTGGGCATCGGACCAATGAG GTGAAATCTGGAGGAGCAGTAGAACCCTTGGGCACCAGGATCACCCTCCACATCACAGATCCCTCAGATATGACCAGAGACCTCCTCAAG TCTGAGACTTGCAGTGTGGAAATCCCAGAGCTAGAATTTGAACTGGGAATGGCCGTCCTTGGGGGCAAGTTCACCACCCTGGAAGGGCTGCTGAAAGACATCCGAGAACTG GTGACCAAAAATCCTTTCACACTGGGTGACAGTTCCAATCCTTGCCAGAAAGAGAGACTGCAGGAGTTTAGCCAGAAGATGGACCAG ATCATCGAAGGTAACATGAAGGCTCACTTTATTATGGATGATCCAGCAGGAAACAGTTACTTGCAG AATGTGTATGCACCTGAAGATGATCCTGAGATGAAGGTGGAGCGTTACAAGCGCACCTTTGACCAAAATGAGGAGCTAGGGCTCAATGACATGAAGACAGAGGGCTATGAGGCAGGCCTGGCTTCACAACGGTAG
- the ZPR1 gene encoding zinc finger protein ZPR1 isoform X1, translated as MAASGAVEPGPPGAAVAPSSALAPPPAADHLFRPISAEDEEQQPTEIESLCMNCYCNGMTRLLLTKIPFFREIIVSSFSCEHCGWNNTEIQSAGRVQDQGVRYTLTVRAPEDMNREVVKTDSATTRIPELDFEIPAFSQKGALTTVEGLITRAISGLEQDQPARRANKDATAERIDEFIVKLKELKQVASPFTLIIDDPSGNSFVENPHAPQKDDSLVITHYNRTQHQKEMLGLQEEAPAEKPEEEDLRNEVLQFNTNCPECNAPAQTNMKLVQIPHFKEVIIMATNCENCGHRTNEVKSGGAVEPLGTRITLHITDPSDMTRDLLKSETCSVEIPELEFELGMAVLGGKFTTLEGLLKDIRELVTKNPFTLGDSSNPCQKERLQEFSQKMDQIIEGNMKAHFIMDDPAGNSYLQNVYAPEDDPEMKVERYKRTFDQNEELGLNDMKTEGYEAGLASQR; from the exons AGCGGGGCTGTGGAACCCGGGCCCCCGGGGGCTGCTGTCGCCCCCTCGTCCGCCCTGGCCCCGCCGCCCGCCGCTGATCACTTGTTCCGGCCCATCAGCGCCGAGGACGAGGAGCAGCAGCCCACTGAGATCGAATCGCTATGCATGAACTGTTACTGCAAT GGCATGACGCGCCTCCTGCTCACCAAGATTCCCTTCTTCAGAGAAATAATCGTCAGCTCCTTTTCCTGCGAGCACTGTGGCTGGAACAACACGGAGATTCAGTCGGCAGGCAGGGTCCAGGACCAGGGAGTACGATACACTTTGACCGTCAGGGCTCCGGAG GACATGAATAGAGAAGTGGTGAAGACTGACTCTGCTACCACAAGGATTCCTGAGCTAGATTTTGAAATTCCTGCCTTTAGCCAGAAAGGAG CTCTGACCACTGTTGAAGGACTGATCACCCGTGCTATCTCTGGCCTGGAGCAGGACCAGCCTGCACGAAGG GCAAACAAAGATGCTACAGCTGAAAGAATTGATGAGTTCATTGTCAAACTGAAGGAGCTAAAGCAAGTAGCCTCCCCTTTCACTCTG ATCATTGATGATCCCTCAGGGAACAGCTTTGTGGAAAACCCACATGCTCCTCAGAAAGATGATTCCCTGGTGATCACACACTACAACCGGACCCAACATCAGAAAGAGATGCTGGGGCTCCAA GAAGAAGCACCAGCAGAGAAGCCAGAAGAGGAAGATCTCAGAAATGAA GTGCTCCAGTTCAACACAAACTGCCCAGAATGCAATGCCCCTGCTCAGACCAACATGAAGCTAGTAC AAATCCCTCACTTTAAGGAGGTTATCATCATGGCTACCAACTGCGAGAACTGTGGGCATCGGACCAATGAG GTGAAATCTGGAGGAGCAGTAGAACCCTTGGGCACCAGGATCACCCTCCACATCACAGATCCCTCAGATATGACCAGAGACCTCCTCAAG TCTGAGACTTGCAGTGTGGAAATCCCAGAGCTAGAATTTGAACTGGGAATGGCCGTCCTTGGGGGCAAGTTCACCACCCTGGAAGGGCTGCTGAAAGACATCCGAGAACTG GTGACCAAAAATCCTTTCACACTGGGTGACAGTTCCAATCCTTGCCAGAAAGAGAGACTGCAGGAGTTTAGCCAGAAGATGGACCAG ATCATCGAAGGTAACATGAAGGCTCACTTTATTATGGATGATCCAGCAGGAAACAGTTACTTGCAG AATGTGTATGCACCTGAAGATGATCCTGAGATGAAGGTGGAGCGTTACAAGCGCACCTTTGACCAAAATGAGGAGCTAGGGCTCAATGACATGAAGACAGAGGGCTATGAGGCAGGCCTGGCTTCACAACGGTAG